From Suricata suricatta isolate VVHF042 chromosome 1, meerkat_22Aug2017_6uvM2_HiC, whole genome shotgun sequence, a single genomic window includes:
- the LOC115294795 gene encoding LOW QUALITY PROTEIN: alcohol dehydrogenase 1-like (The sequence of the model RefSeq protein was modified relative to this genomic sequence to represent the inferred CDS: deleted 1 base in 1 codon): MMDTSGKVITCRAAVAWKTGSTLAIEEVQVEPPKAQEVRIKVISTGICGTDDHALKGLLSANFPLIPGHEGAGIVESIGKGVSSMKPGDKVLILIIPQCRECSACLHPEGNFCEKQDVLPSSGLMLDGTSRFTCKGKKIYHSFRASTFTEYTVVPEIAVAKIDAAAPMDKVSIISCEVPTGYGAAVNSAKVTRGSTCVVFGLGGIGSAIVMGCKASGASRIIGIDINEEKFPRARALGVTDCLNPQNLKKPVQEVVMEMTGAGADFAFEAIGLTDTMIAAWDSCHRSYGVCLIVGLAPSSSKLSLKASEIVSGRTLKGVCLGDYKTRDCTPQLVIDYLQNKINIDPLITHQLPFDQLHKAFELYHAGKTTRCILLF, translated from the exons atgATGGACACTTCAGGCAAA GTAATCACATGCCGGGCAGCCGTTGCCTGGAAAACAGGTTCTACTCTTGCAATTGAGGAAGTACAAGTTGAGCCACCAAAGGCTCAGGAAGTTCGTATTAAG GTGATATCGACAGGGATCTGCGGTACTGATGATCATGCACTGAAAGGATTACTCTCAGCAAACTTCCCTTTAATCCCAGGCCATGAGGGCGCTGGGATTGTGGAGAGTATTGGCAAAGGAGTGAGCTCAATGAAACCAG GAGATAAAGTCCTCATACTTATTATACCACAGTGTAGAGAATGCAGCGCCTGCTTGCATCCCGAGGGAAACTTCTGTGAGAAGCAAGA CGTTCTACCTTCTTCTGGATTAATGCTGGACGGGACTAGCAGATTTacctgcaaaggaaaaaagatttatCACTCCTTCCGTGCAAGCACTTTCACTGAATATACTGTTGTACCTGAGATTGCAGTGGCAAAAATTGATGCTGCTGCTCCTATGGATAAAGTCAGTATCATAAGCTGTGAGGTGCCTACAGGTTATGGGGCCGCTGTAAATTCGGCCAAG GTTACCCGCGGTTCCACCTGTGTGGTCTTTGGACTTGGTGGAATCGGTTCAGCCATTGTCATGGGCTGTAAAGCATCTGGTGCTTCTAGGATCATCGGGATTGACATCAATGAGGAAAAGTTTCCCCGGGCAAGAGCGTTA GGGGTCACTGATTGTCTCAACCCTCAGAACCTCAAGAAACCTGTCCAGGAGGTGGTGATGGAAATGACAGGAGCTGGTGCTGACTTTGCTTTTGAAGCCATTGGACTCACTGATACGATG attgctgcttgggattcctgcCATCGGAGCTATGGTGTCTGTCTGATCGTTGGGCTGGCTCCATCCAGTTCAAAGCTTTCCCTGAAAGCATCAGAAATTGTCTCTGGACGGACACTGAAGGGTGTGTGTTTGGGAG attATAAAACCAGAGACTGTACTCCCCAACTAGTGATTGATTAcctgcaaaataaaattaatatagacCCCTTAATAACTCATCAGTTGCCTTTTGACCAACTCCACAAAGCTTTCGAGTTATACCATGCTGGAAAAAC CACCCGCTGTATTCTGCTGTTCTGA